The following are from one region of the Bremerella sp. JC817 genome:
- a CDS encoding DUF1080 domain-containing protein: MLRAAAMLCLFALPVATLSAEEKPAPAAAKVQKLFDGKTLKGWKVNDEGFYEDHGEVTVKDGTIQLSKGDPATGIVIDGKPPTMNYEVRLEAMRVKGSDFFCGLTFPVGEAHQTLIIGGWGGGVTGVSNIDGMAAVENETTGYTEFENNKWYKIRIRVEPTKVQVWLDDEKIISYNPEGRQLGIWIEQDTTKPLGIGTWNTGAALKNIELETL, from the coding sequence ATGCTCCGCGCCGCCGCGATGCTTTGCCTGTTCGCCCTTCCTGTTGCCACGCTTTCCGCGGAAGAGAAGCCTGCCCCGGCTGCAGCCAAGGTCCAGAAGCTGTTCGATGGCAAGACACTCAAAGGATGGAAGGTCAACGACGAAGGCTTCTACGAAGACCACGGCGAAGTGACCGTTAAGGACGGAACGATCCAGCTCAGCAAAGGGGATCCGGCCACCGGCATCGTGATCGACGGCAAGCCTCCGACGATGAACTACGAGGTTCGCCTGGAAGCGATGCGGGTGAAGGGTTCCGACTTCTTTTGCGGCCTCACCTTCCCAGTCGGGGAAGCCCATCAGACGCTGATCATTGGCGGCTGGGGTGGCGGGGTCACCGGAGTGTCCAACATCGATGGCATGGCGGCCGTCGAAAATGAAACCACCGGCTACACCGAATTCGAGAACAACAAGTGGTACAAGATCCGCATTCGGGTCGAACCCACCAAGGTGCAAGTCTGGCTCGATGACGAAAAAATCATCTCGTATAACCCGGAAGGACGCCAACTTGGCATCTGGATCGAGCAAGACACGACCAAGCCGCTGGGCATCGGAACCTGGAACACCGGGGCCGCTCTGAAGAACATCGAGCTCGAAACGCTGTAG
- a CDS encoding ATP-binding protein, which translates to MMEFDQIEIAIVAEAIPSMKIAELLSSCGVSQEHITLIRPDAWPELIRNRFALCIWRVANRDGEPSFLPDPKRTPEFLGNCLNVRIEDEPHVGVSPYVLRWNELDSPDFRVKMRQLMEEARLRQHFRMHEQWYRLAVAEANVGLWWWDRHLNFIYLSEHFQQMLGLTHEQLPANVEQWLEFVHPEDRDTLYGTVDIHFDEDAGRFQVECRLKHADGVYHWYSLSGQLRSDDLSRSMILGSAVDITQRKEVEIELAQAHKQAQAAIIAKNEFLTNMSHNIRTPLNAILGHADLIRDLTNRSDTNDSVDAICRNSQELMKLLDDILELSCIETVHPVAKLEKTSIQDLVQCGVEVFRPKATELGLKLAVNLNPDTPEYLFIDFTRTRQILSRLIDNAIKFTHEGEVGVDIHFHRFPTPTLELIIRDSGAGIPAARLESIFEPFNQADNSPSRSHAGPGLGLSISRRLVHILGGSLDIESEVGNGTSVLVRIPVEVPSESILPVRQPTSDSKKPELPNLDGYRVLLVEDGHDNQVVISTFLRKAGVDVTLAENGQEAVDWVRSHRQESMAAGVEADNGVDVILMDMQMPVLDGYAATRLLREEEFTKPVIALTAHALKGDRERCLEAGCDDYFTKPIKRAALLEIVQRFGELSRQATTSTCQ; encoded by the coding sequence ATGATGGAATTCGACCAGATTGAGATTGCGATTGTTGCGGAAGCGATACCTTCGATGAAAATCGCCGAGTTGCTCTCGTCGTGCGGCGTTTCGCAAGAGCACATTACCCTGATCCGGCCAGATGCCTGGCCCGAGCTGATTCGCAATCGATTTGCCTTGTGTATTTGGCGCGTAGCCAACCGCGACGGCGAGCCTTCGTTTCTGCCAGATCCGAAACGTACCCCCGAGTTCTTGGGCAACTGCTTGAACGTACGAATCGAAGACGAACCCCATGTTGGCGTTTCCCCCTATGTGCTGCGTTGGAACGAACTCGATTCGCCAGACTTTCGCGTCAAGATGCGTCAGCTAATGGAAGAAGCCCGCTTAAGACAGCACTTTCGCATGCACGAGCAGTGGTACCGATTGGCAGTAGCCGAAGCGAATGTCGGCCTATGGTGGTGGGATCGCCACCTCAACTTCATCTACCTCTCGGAACACTTCCAACAGATGCTGGGGCTGACGCACGAACAGCTTCCGGCCAACGTAGAACAATGGCTGGAGTTCGTACATCCTGAAGACCGCGACACGCTGTACGGCACCGTCGATATTCACTTCGACGAAGACGCCGGCCGATTTCAGGTTGAATGCCGACTAAAGCATGCCGATGGTGTTTATCACTGGTATAGCCTCAGCGGGCAACTCCGCTCGGACGATCTAAGCCGCTCGATGATTCTTGGTTCGGCAGTCGATATCACGCAGCGCAAAGAAGTGGAAATCGAACTGGCCCAGGCCCACAAACAAGCCCAAGCCGCCATCATCGCCAAGAACGAATTTTTGACGAACATGAGCCACAACATTCGGACCCCGTTGAATGCGATTCTGGGGCATGCCGACCTGATCCGCGATCTCACCAACCGTTCGGACACCAACGATTCGGTCGACGCGATCTGCCGCAACAGCCAAGAGCTGATGAAACTGCTCGACGATATTCTGGAACTGTCTTGCATTGAAACCGTCCACCCAGTCGCCAAGCTCGAAAAGACCTCGATCCAAGATCTGGTGCAATGTGGTGTGGAAGTGTTTCGCCCGAAAGCGACCGAGCTAGGCTTGAAACTGGCGGTCAACCTCAACCCCGACACACCTGAATACTTGTTCATCGACTTCACACGCACCCGTCAAATCCTTTCACGCCTGATCGACAACGCGATCAAGTTCACACACGAAGGGGAAGTAGGTGTCGACATCCACTTCCATCGCTTCCCAACGCCGACCCTCGAATTAATCATTCGCGATTCAGGCGCCGGGATTCCGGCAGCACGGCTGGAATCAATCTTCGAACCGTTCAACCAGGCCGACAATTCCCCTTCGCGCAGCCATGCCGGACCGGGCCTTGGTCTTTCGATTAGTCGCCGCCTGGTGCATATCCTCGGTGGCTCGCTCGATATTGAAAGCGAAGTCGGTAACGGCACCTCGGTCCTGGTTCGGATTCCGGTCGAGGTTCCCAGCGAATCCATTTTGCCTGTCCGGCAGCCAACGTCCGATTCCAAGAAGCCCGAGCTCCCGAACCTGGATGGTTACCGCGTGCTGTTAGTTGAAGATGGTCACGACAACCAAGTCGTGATCTCGACCTTCCTACGGAAAGCAGGCGTCGACGTAACCCTTGCCGAAAACGGTCAGGAAGCGGTCGATTGGGTCCGCAGCCATCGCCAGGAATCCATGGCCGCCGGCGTGGAAGCCGACAACGGCGTGGATGTGATCCTGATGGACATGCAGATGCCCGTGCTCGATGGCTACGCCGCCACGCGTCTGCTGCGGGAAGAAGAGTTCACCAAGCCCGTCATCGCGCTGACGGCCCATGCCCTGAAAGGGGATCGCGAGCGCTGCCTGGAAGCTGGCTGCGACGACTATTTCACCAAGCCAATCAAACGAGCTGCCTTGCTTGAGATCGTGCAGCGATTCGGCGAACTCTCGCGTCAAGCGACCACCTCGACCTGCCAATAA
- a CDS encoding DEAD/DEAH box helicase: MSLQLFHPVVQAWFTKRFGKPTDAQNAGWPSIAEGRCTLIAAPTGSGKTLAAFMVCLDRLFRRWLAGKLLDTTYVVYVSPLKALSNDIHRNLDIPLMEICEMAESMGMLPPQIRTAVRTGDTPSSQRQAMTRRPPHILVTTPESLYLMLTAERSRKTLRHVDTIIVDEIHALARDKRGSHLTITMERLEAQCIEPPTRIGLSATQKPIEEIACFLVGAQRVDEEGVPDCSIVDGGHRRKLDLEVSVPPSPLEAVCSNEQWGEVYDDLVKLIQSHHSTLVFVNTRRMAERIAHRLTEVLGDEVITSHHGSLSKEIRHSAEQRLKEGKLKAIVATASLEMGIDIGYIDLVVQIGSARSIANFLQRVGRSGHSLTGTPKGRLFPLTRDELVECLALMRSVERGVLDRIEIPVAPLDILAQQIVAEVAAEEQDEAALYELIKRAWPYRDLTYQRYQDVLEMVNEGVTRSIKTGAHIHRDRINGKLRPRRGARISATTSGGAIPEMPIYRVVTDPEKQVVGTVDEHFAVDSKAGDVFLLGNTSWRVLAIRGSDVIVQDAQGQPPSVPFWFGESPGRSIELSKEVADLREEIAEKIVAAQNDPSRERFKLQAQDGSLLESSFDQVDVEIVRWVEGECHATTWAAMQAVRYIAAQYAAMGLVPTQKQIVFERFFDEAGSMQLVVHSPLGTRINRAWGLAFRKRFCRSFDFELQASADDDGIVLSLGPQHSFPLEDMFKMLNSNNGQALLEQALLAFPMFQIRWRWNATRALAILRFMGGKKVPPHMIRFRSDDLLAAAFPDQVGCLENHSEDIKYPDHPLVQQTLHDCLTEGMDVERWKDLLRAVEAGEVQFVARQTREPSPFAHERINANPYSFLDPAGLEDRRTRAVTTRRTLAPGEMKELGQLSPEAIATVRREAWPTARDPDELHDVLSSMIALPASQGQEWQDLFDKLVKAGRATSYVREGHEPIWTATETLPILTAALPGGTAKPAVNVPADVAKEMESHEAWVELVRNVCPYLGPFSTEELAQSWGLKHSSVMAACESVEAEGVILRGHYSTEGSTHEGDLQWCDRRLLARIHRLTVHGLRQQIQPVERDVFLRFLVRHQNLQRETKSTGARGLNAVMGLLQGFEASAGSWERSLIAGRMDDYDPDWLDDQLTSGELIWGRLRPPQGDAEEGPSMASLRRSVPMAIVRRENLGWLIPDVRQAADALARGNAQDVLEALKARGALFHQDIRVLTKLLPTHLDEALRELAALGLVTCDSFSAVRTIVDESGAKKSRNRRKSNATARAGRWSLFPGIVEEVTAEDYLHRWCMQLVARYGVLFRDLLHRETAAPSWAQLVPMLRRMERRGELRGGRFVKNAGGEQYGTEQAIYALRKLREAAADDPWVAVSGTDPLNLAGVMSDDAKVPAIHTNALIWQNGQLVAFKRGGEIQFLKQVEPAEQTEMTRALHAGRRLPPQTIPIGFPRRRSTAS, translated from the coding sequence ATGTCGCTCCAGCTTTTTCATCCTGTTGTTCAGGCCTGGTTTACCAAGCGGTTTGGAAAGCCGACCGATGCGCAAAACGCGGGTTGGCCTTCGATTGCCGAGGGACGCTGCACGCTCATTGCCGCCCCGACCGGTTCGGGTAAAACGCTTGCCGCCTTCATGGTCTGCCTCGATCGGCTCTTCCGACGTTGGCTGGCCGGAAAGTTGCTCGATACCACCTACGTCGTCTATGTCTCGCCGCTGAAAGCCCTCAGCAACGACATCCATCGCAACCTCGATATTCCGTTGATGGAAATCTGCGAGATGGCCGAGAGCATGGGGATGCTCCCGCCACAAATCCGCACCGCGGTTCGCACCGGCGATACCCCTTCGTCGCAGCGACAAGCGATGACTCGGCGACCTCCGCACATCCTGGTCACCACGCCAGAGTCGCTTTACCTGATGCTCACGGCCGAGCGAAGCCGGAAGACGCTGCGGCATGTCGATACGATCATCGTCGACGAAATCCACGCCCTGGCACGCGACAAGCGAGGGTCTCACCTGACGATCACGATGGAACGGCTCGAAGCCCAATGCATCGAGCCTCCCACACGCATTGGCCTGTCCGCCACGCAGAAGCCGATCGAAGAGATCGCCTGCTTTCTGGTAGGAGCCCAACGCGTCGATGAAGAGGGCGTGCCCGACTGCTCGATCGTCGATGGTGGTCACCGCCGAAAGCTTGACCTGGAAGTCAGCGTCCCCCCTTCTCCGCTGGAAGCAGTTTGCTCCAACGAGCAATGGGGCGAAGTCTACGACGATCTGGTTAAACTGATTCAGTCGCATCACAGCACGCTGGTCTTCGTCAATACGCGTCGCATGGCGGAACGGATCGCCCACCGGCTGACCGAAGTCCTCGGCGACGAAGTGATCACCAGCCACCATGGCAGCCTCTCGAAAGAGATTCGCCACTCGGCCGAGCAGCGGCTGAAAGAAGGCAAACTGAAAGCGATCGTCGCGACCGCCTCACTCGAGATGGGTATCGACATCGGCTACATCGACCTGGTCGTACAGATCGGATCGGCCCGCAGCATTGCCAACTTCCTGCAGCGTGTTGGTCGCTCGGGCCACTCGTTGACCGGCACCCCCAAAGGACGCCTCTTCCCGCTGACCCGCGACGAACTGGTCGAGTGTTTGGCCTTGATGCGTAGCGTCGAACGAGGCGTCCTCGATCGGATCGAGATCCCGGTCGCGCCGCTCGATATTCTGGCCCAGCAAATCGTGGCGGAGGTGGCTGCCGAAGAACAGGACGAAGCGGCGTTATACGAACTGATCAAGCGCGCGTGGCCCTATCGCGACTTGACGTATCAACGCTATCAAGACGTGCTCGAGATGGTCAACGAAGGGGTTACCCGTTCGATCAAGACCGGGGCGCACATCCACCGCGATCGGATCAATGGCAAGCTGCGGCCACGTCGCGGAGCACGGATCAGCGCGACGACTTCTGGCGGCGCGATCCCTGAGATGCCGATATATCGGGTCGTCACCGATCCTGAGAAACAGGTCGTCGGTACGGTCGACGAACACTTTGCCGTCGACAGCAAAGCAGGCGACGTCTTTCTGCTCGGCAACACCTCGTGGCGAGTGCTGGCGATTCGCGGCAGCGACGTGATTGTGCAAGATGCCCAAGGCCAGCCGCCGAGCGTTCCCTTTTGGTTTGGCGAGTCGCCTGGTCGTTCGATCGAGCTCTCGAAGGAAGTCGCCGATCTGCGGGAAGAGATTGCCGAGAAGATCGTCGCCGCCCAGAACGATCCCTCGCGCGAGCGATTCAAGCTACAAGCCCAGGACGGCAGCCTGTTGGAGTCGTCGTTCGATCAAGTCGATGTCGAAATCGTGCGTTGGGTCGAAGGGGAATGTCACGCGACCACGTGGGCCGCGATGCAAGCCGTCCGGTACATTGCCGCCCAATACGCCGCGATGGGGCTCGTTCCGACACAGAAGCAAATTGTGTTCGAGCGATTCTTCGACGAAGCAGGCAGCATGCAGTTGGTCGTGCACTCGCCGCTGGGAACGCGAATCAATCGTGCGTGGGGGCTCGCCTTTCGAAAGCGGTTCTGTCGCTCGTTCGACTTTGAACTGCAGGCCAGCGCTGACGACGACGGCATTGTTCTCTCGCTCGGTCCGCAGCATAGCTTCCCGCTGGAAGATATGTTCAAGATGCTGAACTCGAACAACGGCCAGGCCTTGCTCGAACAGGCACTCCTGGCGTTTCCGATGTTTCAGATTCGCTGGCGTTGGAACGCGACCCGAGCCTTGGCCATCTTGCGATTTATGGGAGGCAAGAAGGTTCCGCCCCACATGATCCGCTTCCGCTCAGACGACCTACTGGCGGCGGCCTTTCCCGATCAAGTCGGCTGCCTCGAGAACCATAGCGAAGATATCAAATACCCCGACCATCCGCTCGTTCAGCAGACGCTGCACGACTGCCTGACCGAAGGGATGGATGTCGAACGCTGGAAAGACTTGCTGCGTGCGGTCGAGGCAGGCGAAGTGCAGTTTGTCGCCCGGCAAACACGCGAACCATCGCCCTTCGCCCACGAGCGAATCAACGCGAACCCTTATTCGTTCCTCGATCCGGCCGGGCTCGAAGACCGCCGCACGCGTGCCGTCACGACACGTCGCACATTGGCCCCCGGCGAGATGAAAGAACTCGGACAGCTCTCGCCCGAAGCAATCGCTACGGTGCGTCGCGAGGCCTGGCCGACGGCTCGCGATCCGGACGAACTTCACGATGTGCTCAGTTCGATGATCGCTTTGCCTGCTTCCCAAGGTCAGGAATGGCAAGACTTGTTCGACAAGCTGGTCAAAGCAGGCCGGGCCACCAGCTACGTGCGTGAAGGGCACGAGCCAATCTGGACCGCGACCGAGACGCTTCCGATTCTGACCGCCGCCCTGCCCGGCGGCACGGCGAAGCCAGCGGTGAATGTCCCGGCCGATGTCGCCAAAGAGATGGAATCGCATGAAGCGTGGGTCGAACTGGTCCGCAATGTTTGTCCTTATCTCGGTCCGTTTTCGACGGAAGAGCTCGCCCAGTCATGGGGCCTGAAGCATTCGAGCGTGATGGCGGCGTGCGAATCGGTGGAAGCAGAAGGCGTGATCTTGCGAGGTCACTATTCGACCGAAGGCTCGACGCACGAAGGGGACCTGCAGTGGTGCGACCGCCGATTGTTGGCTCGTATTCATCGCTTGACGGTACATGGTCTCCGCCAGCAAATTCAGCCGGTCGAACGAGACGTCTTCCTTCGTTTTCTGGTGCGGCACCAGAACCTGCAACGCGAAACCAAATCGACCGGCGCCCGTGGGCTGAACGCGGTGATGGGTTTGCTGCAAGGCTTTGAGGCGTCGGCCGGTAGTTGGGAACGGAGCCTCATCGCTGGTCGTATGGACGACTACGATCCTGACTGGCTCGACGATCAACTGACTTCCGGCGAATTGATCTGGGGACGCCTCCGTCCGCCGCAAGGCGATGCCGAAGAAGGCCCCAGCATGGCATCGCTGCGGCGCAGTGTTCCGATGGCGATTGTTCGCCGCGAAAACCTTGGCTGGCTGATCCCGGACGTTCGCCAGGCTGCCGATGCGTTGGCTCGGGGCAACGCTCAAGACGTGCTCGAAGCTCTCAAGGCTCGCGGGGCATTGTTCCATCAAGACATCCGCGTTCTGACCAAGCTACTGCCAACGCACCTCGACGAAGCACTGCGGGAACTGGCCGCACTGGGGCTGGTGACCTGCGACAGCTTTAGCGCCGTGCGAACAATCGTCGACGAGTCTGGCGCAAAGAAGTCTCGCAATCGCCGTAAGAGCAACGCGACAGCCCGGGCCGGTCGCTGGTCTCTGTTCCCCGGCATCGTCGAAGAAGTGACCGCCGAAGACTATTTGCATCGCTGGTGCATGCAGTTGGTGGCCCGGTACGGGGTGCTTTTCCGCGACCTGCTTCATCGTGAAACGGCGGCTCCTTCGTGGGCTCAACTGGTACCGATGCTTCGCCGAATGGAACGCCGTGGCGAGCTGCGTGGAGGTCGTTTTGTGAAAAATGCCGGCGGCGAGCAGTACGGCACCGAACAAGCCATCTATGCCCTGCGTAAGCTTCGTGAGGCCGCAGCCGACGATCCTTGGGTCGCGGTCAGTGGCACCGATCCTTTGAACCTGGCTGGAGTTATGTCCGACGACGCCAAGGTTCCAGCCATCCACACGAATGCTTTGATCTGGCAGAACGGCCAACTGGTTGCCTTCAAACGCGGAGGCGAAATCCAGTTCCTGAAGCAGGTCGAACCGGCCGAGCAAACCGAGATGACTCGGGCCCTGCACGCTGGTCGTCGGCTTCCGCCACAAACCATCCCGATCGGATTCCCTCGCCGGCGATCAACCGCCAGCTAG
- a CDS encoding chloride channel protein yields the protein MAPAQNWLAVHLKRGTIPAQPLTIFLAGLVGVMAGYSSIFMTFLIGWIQDYTILPCMQLAETNWLGLIGLVLCPVLGLVIVSWYTRKYYPEAVGHGVPEVIKAIARRDGVIRPPVAIVKLLASALCIGTGSSIGREGPIVQIGAAFGSSAGQLFQLSARSMKVLAAAGAAAGISATFHAPIAGVIFASEIILGNFAVESLSPIVIAAVLANVVQQNHGSTGEHTPEFPHIDHQFDGAYYELPSYIVLGVVCGLMAVGFTKLLYYFEDQSEYWIPKHWVRAIACGLLLGIIGTGYYMIYPIAPEQSVAAQQDPDRRHPIPVLYGTGYAAISHTLHLENAQKLTDADMTAEDKHHENIRLSRHQMWQNLIWLLPLVIVKPFLTSACLAGGGSGGIFAPSLFIGATTGAVIGLFLNLFAPQWCDHPGAYALVGMGAVVAGTTHGTLSAIVVVYELTDDYRIILPIMAAAGISSLIARWIDPESIYEKKLSRRGESIARSHDLHHIENIAVREVMVRKFPTVQYTDNLMQIIKIARENPHIESLPVMNEDGSLHGIIRPEDLHRVLDTDISPYLVNAHDIAMISPIAVSPDENLLEALRDFGSRDVGTLPVEITTGGKRVLIGLLVRADVMARYREELLKH from the coding sequence ATGGCGCCGGCTCAAAACTGGCTGGCCGTGCATTTGAAGCGCGGGACCATTCCTGCGCAACCACTGACTATCTTTCTGGCTGGCCTGGTTGGTGTGATGGCCGGCTATAGCTCGATCTTCATGACCTTTCTGATCGGCTGGATCCAGGATTACACCATTCTTCCTTGCATGCAGTTGGCTGAAACCAACTGGCTGGGTCTGATCGGCCTGGTGCTTTGCCCGGTGCTCGGCCTGGTGATCGTCTCTTGGTATACCCGAAAGTACTATCCCGAAGCGGTCGGTCACGGCGTGCCGGAAGTGATCAAAGCGATCGCCCGACGCGACGGGGTCATTCGACCGCCGGTTGCGATCGTCAAGCTGCTGGCCAGTGCCCTTTGTATCGGTACTGGCAGTTCGATCGGGCGCGAAGGGCCAATCGTTCAGATTGGTGCCGCGTTTGGTAGCTCGGCCGGACAATTGTTTCAGCTCTCTGCCCGCAGCATGAAAGTGCTCGCCGCGGCAGGTGCGGCTGCTGGTATCTCGGCCACGTTCCATGCTCCGATCGCCGGGGTGATCTTCGCCAGCGAAATCATTCTGGGGAACTTCGCCGTCGAAAGCCTTTCACCGATCGTGATTGCCGCCGTGCTGGCGAATGTCGTCCAGCAGAACCATGGCTCGACAGGGGAGCACACGCCTGAGTTCCCTCACATCGACCATCAGTTCGACGGAGCCTATTACGAACTTCCGTCGTACATTGTGCTCGGCGTGGTGTGCGGCCTGATGGCGGTCGGCTTCACCAAGCTGCTGTACTACTTCGAAGACCAGTCGGAATATTGGATCCCCAAACATTGGGTCCGCGCCATCGCGTGTGGGCTGCTGCTGGGGATCATCGGAACTGGCTACTACATGATCTATCCGATCGCTCCCGAGCAATCGGTAGCCGCCCAGCAAGACCCGGATCGCAGACACCCGATCCCCGTGCTGTACGGAACTGGTTACGCGGCGATCAGCCATACGTTGCATCTGGAAAACGCTCAGAAGCTGACCGACGCCGACATGACGGCCGAAGACAAGCATCACGAGAATATTCGCCTCTCTCGCCATCAAATGTGGCAGAACCTGATCTGGCTGCTGCCGCTGGTGATTGTGAAGCCGTTCCTTACGAGTGCCTGCCTGGCGGGTGGTGGCTCTGGCGGTATCTTTGCGCCCAGTTTGTTTATCGGAGCGACCACGGGCGCGGTGATCGGGCTGTTCTTGAACCTCTTCGCACCGCAGTGGTGCGATCACCCAGGGGCGTATGCGCTGGTGGGGATGGGGGCCGTCGTCGCTGGCACCACGCACGGAACCTTAAGCGCGATTGTCGTGGTGTACGAACTTACCGACGACTATCGCATTATCCTGCCGATCATGGCGGCGGCTGGCATCTCGAGCTTGATTGCCCGTTGGATCGATCCGGAAAGTATTTACGAAAAGAAGCTTTCGCGCCGAGGCGAATCAATCGCCCGCAGCCACGACCTACACCATATCGAGAACATCGCCGTTCGCGAGGTGATGGTCCGCAAGTTTCCGACGGTGCAGTACACCGACAACCTGATGCAGATTATCAAGATCGCCCGCGAGAACCCTCATATCGAGAGCCTGCCGGTGATGAACGAAGATGGCAGCCTGCACGGGATCATCCGCCCGGAAGACCTGCACCGGGTGCTCGACACCGATATCTCTCCGTACCTGGTCAATGCGCACGACATTGCCATGATCTCGCCAATCGCCGTTTCTCCGGACGAGAACCTGCTGGAGGCGCTGCGCGACTTCGGTTCGCGCGACGTCGGCACCTTGCCGGTCGAAATCACGACCGGTGGCAAGCGCGTGCTGATCGGCTTGCTGGTCCGGGCGGACGTGATGGCTCGATATCGCGAAGAACTGCTGAAACATTAA